A single genomic interval of Campylobacter sp. MIT 12-8780 harbors:
- the purF gene encoding amidophosphoribosyltransferase, which yields MCAIVGVINSKQASLYAYYALFAMQHRGQEASGISVSDGKNLQTLKGKGEVNTIFNEANLASLQGELAIGHNRYSTAGSASLADAQPIAASCMLGQIALAHNGNLVNKDEVRTRLINEGAIFRSNMDTENVIHLIARSKKPNLKERFIESLKDCVGAYCFVLASKDKLFVVRDRFGVRPLSLAKLKDGGYIVASESCAFDLIEAEFIRDIKPGEMLIFTLGKDEFESIELFKPEPRICAFEYIYFARPDSIVEGKSVYEMRKKMGEILADKFKHKADFVVPVPDSGVSAALGFASRLKIPLEMAIVRNHYVGRTFIEPTQELRNLKVKLKLNPMHKVLEGKEIVVVDDSIVRGTTSKKIISLLRNAGAKTIHFAVACPEIKFPDLYGIDTPTFEELISANKNAQEVREYIGADTLSFLSIDELKQSLGEERQYSLISFDGDYFIKD from the coding sequence ATGTGTGCTATAGTCGGTGTGATTAATTCAAAACAAGCAAGTTTATATGCGTATTATGCTCTTTTTGCTATGCAGCATCGCGGACAAGAAGCAAGTGGTATTAGCGTGAGCGATGGTAAAAATTTACAAACCTTAAAAGGAAAAGGCGAAGTTAATACTATCTTTAATGAAGCCAATCTCGCCTCACTTCAAGGTGAGCTAGCAATCGGACACAACCGCTATTCTACAGCTGGAAGTGCATCTTTGGCTGATGCTCAGCCCATAGCGGCAAGCTGTATGCTAGGACAAATCGCTCTTGCACATAATGGCAACCTTGTAAATAAAGACGAAGTAAGGACAAGACTTATCAATGAAGGTGCGATTTTTCGCTCAAATATGGATACTGAAAATGTGATCCATCTTATCGCAAGAAGCAAAAAGCCAAATTTAAAAGAGAGGTTTATAGAAAGCTTAAAAGACTGCGTAGGAGCGTATTGCTTTGTGCTAGCAAGTAAAGATAAGCTTTTTGTGGTAAGGGATCGTTTTGGCGTGCGTCCTTTAAGCCTTGCAAAACTTAAAGATGGAGGCTATATAGTAGCTAGTGAAAGCTGTGCTTTTGACTTGATAGAAGCTGAGTTTATAAGAGATATAAAACCGGGCGAAATGCTTATCTTTACGCTTGGAAAAGATGAGTTTGAAAGTATAGAACTTTTTAAGCCTGAGCCTAGAATTTGTGCTTTTGAGTATATTTATTTTGCGCGTCCTGATAGCATAGTTGAGGGAAAAAGCGTATATGAAATGCGTAAAAAGATGGGTGAAATTCTAGCAGATAAATTTAAGCACAAAGCTGATTTTGTCGTGCCTGTGCCAGATAGTGGAGTCAGTGCAGCTTTAGGTTTTGCAAGTCGCTTAAAAATCCCTCTTGAAATGGCTATAGTAAGAAATCACTATGTAGGACGCACCTTTATAGAACCAACTCAAGAGCTAAGAAATCTCAAAGTCAAACTCAAACTCAATCCCATGCATAAAGTCCTTGAAGGCAAAGAAATCGTCGTCGTTGATGATAGTATAGTGCGTGGAACAACTTCTAAAAAGATCATTTCTTTGCTAAGAAATGCTGGGGCAAAAACCATTCATTTTGCAGTGGCTTGTCCTGAGATTAAATTCCCTGATCTTTACGGCATAGATACACCAACCTTTGAAGAGCTTATCAGCGCAAACAAAAATGCCCAAGAAGTGCGTGAATATATAGGTGCTGATACTTTAAGCTTTTTAAGCATAGATGAGCTAAAGCAAAGTTTGGGCGAGGAAAGGCAATACTCTCTTATCAGCTTTGATGGGGATTATTTTATTAAAGATTAA